The DNA segment CGGCCTGGAACATAGCATCATTACCAACAGCCGTATTGTAATTTCCAGCCCTTAGATAAGCCAATGTCCTGTTTCCGACACCACAGTTCCAGGCTGTTGTAACAGATCGTTTTAAACTGGTTTGCCCAATGGCTACATTGTATGCCCCTATCGTGTTTTCCATGAGGGCCTCATCGCCTAAAGCCATGTTATAGATGCCTTCTGTGAGGGCAGCAAGCGTCAATCTTCCAAAACTGGTATTGCCCCTGGTATTGCTGACAATTCCCGCAGGCTGATTGTTGACCCTAAATACAAGCGGCGTATTATCCGTGGTACCGATGAAATGGGTTTCATTCAATCCCGCATTTCCTCCCGTACCCCATCCGCTACCTTCTATGGCCAGGCGGGTCCACCGGCTGCCACTGTAATAATAAAAACCACTGTCCTTATTGGTTTGATAGACCAGCAGTCCGGCTACCGGCACTGTAATACCGGCCCTTTGCAGGCTATCCATGCGGGGGATGAGCAGGCCCTTGCTGGTAGACTGAATATCGAGCATGGCGCTGGCATCGGGCGAAGGAGTGCCAATACCTACACCCTGTGCACATAGCTGCCTTGTAAGCACCAATAAGATCACACACAAAAGAAATCTCATAGCATGTCTTTGCATTTTTTGATAGGTATTAACCTGCGGGCCGATGGCTGTGTGGCCCTGGATTCTTCTATTTTTTTATCAATGCGTTGTATCTGCCTGTCGAACAGGTACCATATAACGCAGGCCAGCAATAGGAACAGCCCGATAATGATCCATACATATATCCGGCCGGAAGTATTCTTGTTGATCATTACTTCCCGGGTTTTGAAAGACAAAGATGCAGGTACCGGCCAGGGGAAAACAAATTCAGGGAGTGACAAAGCTGTGACGGGCAGCGGGACATTTTGGGGACAGGAGGGCTGGTTACTAGTTGCTGGTACTGGTTGGAGTAACTTTCGGTTTCTCAGATCATTTCAACGAGTTCATCGAGCGTGCCTTCTTCAGGCAGGTTTATTTTTTTGCGCAGGCGTTGTCTCGCTTTACGGATGGCATCATAGCTGATGCCGAGCATGGCGGCCATTTCTTTGGGAGCAAGCTGCAATTTGGTGAGGGTGAGCAGGCGGGTATCGGCCGGGCTGAGATCGGGCAGTTTTTCCCGGAGGCGGACGAAGAAACCCGGATACACTTTATCAAACAGCTCACGGAATGTTTTCCAGTCTTCCTCCGTAATGATGTTGGAGTTGAGCAGGCGGTTAAGGTTCTCCGTACGGCCGTCCATTTGTTCCATACCATTTTGCCGGAGGTTACTGATCTCTTCCTTAAAGGTTTCGAGCAGTTCATTTTTTTCCCGCAGGTTATCGGTATAGGTGGATAACTGCTGACGGGCAAATTCCAGTTGCTGCCGGGCTTTCTCCTTTTCGAGCGCAACCAGTTCCAGCTCCTTCCTGCGTTTTAACCGCTGCCTGTTGATCCACAGCAGGCCTATGATACAGGTTAACAATAACACAATAAGGATCCCATTGCGCGTGTATACCTGTTGCCGGCGCTGGTTTTCAAGGTCCCTTACTTTATTCAGGTGTTTCTCTGTTTCCAGTTTCAGCTTTGCCTGGTTCATGTATTTGATGTCATTGAAACGGGTCACACTATCCTTGTACACGAGCAGGGAATCAGCGTATTTACTCATGTTGACAGCATCACCTTTGAACTTGTATATATGGTACATGTTCTCGTACCAGTCTTTGCGCAGCCGGGCGCCTCCGGTATATACAAATTGGCGGGCAAAGTGGAGGTATGGTTCCGCTTCACCAGGGTGCCCGCGTTTGATGTGAATGGTAGCCAATATCATGGCAGCATTGGCAGCGCTTCCCCATTCCTGTGCTTTGATACTGGCTTTATAATCTGTTTCCAGCAATGGTAAGGCTGCCGGGGCATTCCCCTGCAGGAAGTAAGTGTACCCAAGATTACCATCGGTGAGTCCCATATAAAAGGAGTCTTTGACAACGGCAGCAGCCTGGTGCGCCCGCTTAAAGTAATGTGCAGCCGAATCATACTGTTTCAGTTGCTGGTAACAGAGCGCCAGGGTATTTTCAACGCTGACGTAGTAGATGAAAGAACGCCAGTAATCGGGCATGCCCATGCATTCCCGGAGATACCGGATGGCCTGCTCATATTCACCCAAACGATAATAACTACCGGCCAATGCATCTGCATACAACCTGGTATGCGGATAGTTGTCAAAACCGGCCTGCTCAAACTGATTATAGGCTTTTTGCATGTATTCAAAGGCCGGCCCGAATTTGCTGCATTCAAAGTACCAGGTGCCGGCATAGTGCCAGCATTCGGCCCTCGTAAGCGACCATCCTTTCCGGTCAGCGAGTTCCGCCGCCTTGAGCATGATCTCTACGCTTTTATCATAATGACGGTATTTTGATGAGCAATAAACGTACTGCAAAAGCCAGGCTTGTTGTTGTAAAAGGGTCGCTTCTTTTTCCGCGAAGATCTTTTCTGCCTGTATTAAGGTATGGATGGCGGTGGCTGAATCGGTCAGGGCAACCCGTTTTTTGTACCATTCCAATAATGATTTTACCTGCTGTTCTTTGGGCAGGGCCAGTATAGAATCGGCTTGAGCAATGACAGTGGATGCCCTGGCTATAAAAAGGATCAGCAATATTGCCGTAACTCTCACTAACAACGGTTTATGGTAGGAATGCGAAAATAATCCATTCCCGCAAGTGTTTAGCGGCTTGTCCCGAAAATGTCCCACCTGCAGTCACATCATTGTCGCCCGGTTTATTTGTTTTCAGGCAGGCGGCCGTTGCATATTTGTTTTTTTAAATGCAAGACGTATGATTGAACGCCGCCTATTGAGCCTGATGACCGTTATGCTGCTCCTCGCCGGGCAGGCTACCGCCCAGGTAGGTATCGGTACGGAAACTCCCGACAGCAGCGCTATCCTGGATGTATACAGCACAGACAAGGGATTACTGATCCCCCGGCTGACGATGGCGCAAAGAAACCTGATCAGCAATCCTGCAAAGAGCTTGATGATTTACCAGACAGACAATGTACCGGGTATTTATTACAACCTGGGCACACCGGGTATACCAGTCTGGCAAAGGCTGGAGCAGAAGGGTGTATTTGAAAATGACAACGGGGTGATCAGGCATACGGGCAACCATGCTACTGATCATTTTTTGTTTGGCAGAACGGCCTTACCGCAAAACGATGAACCGGTCTTTGATAAGTTCTTTTTTTTCAATAAGGAGAAAGGGGCTTTCCGGACCGGTGTATTATCGAATAACAGGAACTGGAGCCCCGACAGTTTGGGCATCGCCTCCTTTGCCAGCGGCCTGAATACCAAGGCCAGTAATTTGTATTCCACGGCGCTGGGAGAAGCGACGCAGGCAACCGGTATTTCATCTATGGCGTTAGGCTCCAACACACAGGCGAGGGGCGTAGCCTCCATGGCTACCGGCAGCAGCAATATTTCGGAAGGTCTCGGCTCCTTTTCAGCGGGAGGCAATAACCAGGCGAACGGTATGTTTTCCAGCGCCTTTGGCTATAACACCATTGCAAACGGTTATGGCTGCACAGTAGTGGGCAATTACAATGATCCTATTGTAGCGCCTGAGTTTTTTCCTACCAATAATTCACCCCTGTTTATAGTGGGCACCGGAGTGGCTAACAATGCCCGGGCGAATGGCCTGGAAGTATACCGGAACGGGTTGGTGAAGATTGATGTAGGTTTTCAGGTGGGCAGTTTCGGAAGTTATGTAAGAAACCTTTATCATCAACAAACGGTAGTGGGTCCCTGTGCAAACAATACCTGTGAATTTACGATCAACTTTCCCATGCCTGTAACGCAGTCCGATCAGGCAATTATTACGGTAACGCCCCTGAACCAACCAGGGACCAATTATGGTGATGTATTTGCCACCACCATAAAAACGGTCACTTCCACCGGCTTTACTGTACTGGTAAAGCGCACAGACCAGAACCAGGGATGGGGGCAGCAACTGGTGCTGAACTGGATCTACATGAACTAATCTATAATATATCAACTATCAGACGCAGGTTATGAAATCTCATTTGTATAGTATTGGCTTGTTGTTCATGGCCTGGTATTCCGGGCATGGTCAATCTGTAGCGATTGGTACCGGTGGAACGCCCGCTAATGCCAGCGCCGCACTCGATCTGCAAAGCAATAATAAAGGCTTTCTTATACCGCGTGTTACGCAGACTGCACGCCTGCAACTGCAACGACCCGCAACAGGGTTGCTGGTGTATCAGACAGACAGTCCGGCAGGGTTTTATTTTAATACTGGCACTCCTGAAGATCCGGATTGGGCACAGATGGGTTCAGAAGAAGTGTTTGTACGGGATATGGATGTAATTCGCCCGAATGCTGCGCAAGCCAATGATCTTATTTTTGGACGCCGGCACTTGCCGGGGCCATCTGCTGTGCAGGATGGGCTTTTCTGGTTTCAAAAAGACAAAGGTGCTTTTCGTACCGGGGTATTGGAATCTTCCGGATGGACAAGTATTGCGGGTGCAGGTTCGTTTGCCACGGGGAAGAACAGTCGCGCCACCGGGGAGTATTCTTTTGCCTCCGGAGATGGCGCTGAAGCCAGCGGCCTGGCCTCTTTTTCAACGGGTGTAGTACCGGAAAGCGCAGGTAGCTTTTCCCTTTCAGCCGGGATGGGCAGTAAGGCTTCAGGGTGGAGCAGCATGGCCATTGGCCTGGGCACGCAGGCAGCCGGGTTGCTTACCCAGTCATTGGGAGAGGGGACATTGGCGCATGCCGTGAGCAACTTTACAGTGGGTATGTATAATGATCCGATTTCACCCATACAGACTTTCATGGGCAGTGACTTAGCTTTTTTCATGCGCCCACAATTTATAGTGGGGAATGGAAGAAGCAACAGCCAACGGTGGAACGCATTCAGTTCATCGCTATGGATCACCGTTATGGAACACTTGCAGATAGGCCGGAATAACCCTCCCTTTACCAACCTGCAAACGGATTCGCGTGATTTTCCAAGCTGTCCTTCCTGTACAGTGGAGGTGCTCTTCAAAACTGCCTATCCAGGCATACCCAAAGTATTTGCTTCCGTCAGCGCCATAAATGGCAATTCTGTATACACCTGCGCTGTCAGGAACATAACCACTACCGGTTTTACGTTGGCGATACATCGTGAAAGCGGGCCTGGCACGGTTGACATTACCGTAAAGTGGTTTGCCATGCAATAAGTACTGTGAACGATTTACAACCTATGTCAAACTCAACAAAAAAAGGGGCTGCCACGTGCAGCCCCTTTTTATATATGCTGTATTTCTTTTTTAACGGGGAATGAAAAGTATCGCATCGGCAACGACTATGCCGCCAGCGTCTTCCACCCCAATTTCCACGGAGGATTGTTTACCGGCAGGTAACTGATAAGCGCCGATGCTGACCCATTCGCCGGAGGTTTGACCTGCCACCTGTATCGATGCAGGATGAAGGGTAACCGGGGTTTTCTTTTTTCCATCCATTACCTGTATGGCTATCTCGCGGGCCATGTTGCCCATTTTCGGCAGGTAGATGTATACTTCATAACGGCCTGCTTTGGTAATGGCAGGCGTATAGGTGATCGTTCTTTTTTCTTTAACAGCCGGCTCAGCCACGAGGTAAGATGATCCATACCCTCCTTTGCGGGATGCCCACTGGCCGGTAGTGCTCACTTTTTCTTTATCATCATTGTCTACTACGATTTCCGGTGTTGATCCATTGACCAATGGATTTGCTTTTAATTGGGTCTGCAGTTTGGTGATGTTAATTTCCTGTACAGGCTGCTTTGCATCAATGGCCATGGCGGCTGCTACGGCTGCCGATTGCCCCAGTACCATGAATACCGGTTCCATCCTGATGGAACCATAGGCGATGTGGGATGCAGAGAGGCAAACCGGCACAAAGAGGTTCTTGCATTCATTGGCTTTGGGAATGATGGAACCATAGGCAATAGGATAAGGGCCGAAGCCGCCTATCTGTACATCACCTTCATTTTTCACCATGCCATTCACCACCAGCCGCTGACAGTTGTGGGAATCCATCGTATAAGCGGCCATACCCACGCCATCTTTCACGATCTCTTTTCCTTCACAGTTGGCCTGCGTCATGACGTATTGCCCCACCATACGGCGCGCTTCGCGCACATACATTTGTGGCGACCAGTGACCACTATTCACGTATTCGTCTTTGGGATAGCCCCATTTCAGCATCTGTGTACGCAGGTGTTCAGGCATGCGCGGATCGTGGCCAATGAAGTAGAGCAATCCCTTTATGTAACTGGTATGCTGATCCGTGATCTTTTTACGGGTAGCGTAGTCTGCTTCCGGGTAATCATAGTTCATGCCGATCATATCGGTAGAGAAGGGACCATTGTTGTTGATATCGGTCTTGTGATTGGGCATAAGGTCGAATTTGAGGAAGGCCCAGAGATCTTTGGCTGGCTTCTTTTCGAGGTAGCGCAGCAGTAAAGTATATTTTTCGGGATCATATTCTTCCGGCTGTGTGATGGGAATGAGGTTATCCGGCTGGTTGCTAAGACAGATGCGGAAGTTGTACGCCTGTGCTTTTTTATCGCCCGTTCCCTGGGGATCGAGGGTTGCCGTGCTAATACCCCATACCAGGCCGCTTTCGGGCTTGCCGGGAATCTTGTAAGGATCTATACCATCGGGAAACTGGTGCTTATCTTTCAACTGCACCCCATTGTAGGTTTCATTGTACAGGCTGTTTGCTTCGCGGCCCACAGTATAGCTGACGCCTGCCTTTGCCATGAGATCGCCCTCATAGGAACAGTCAATGAACATTTTGGCCTGTATCTTCCGGGCGGTTTGAGGAGCCGGAGAGAATGGGTGGTTCACTTCTATTTCCCGGATATATCCCTGTTCTTTTTTTACGGAGAAGAGGGCAGTATTGTAGAGTACCTCTACTTTGGCAGCCTTGATGTACTGTAAAAATGTTTGCTCGGCTATGCCGGGCTCAAAGATCCAGGACTCCAGTTTACCATAATGTTTTCCCAGTCTGCGGTAAAAGTCGAGGGCCAGTCCGGTAACCGCATATTTATTACCAATATCGGTATATCCCAATCCGCCGGAGCTTAGTCCGCCCAGGCGTTGGCCGGGTTCAATGAGTAGGACTGATTTGCCGGCTTGTTTGGCGGTATAGGCAGCGATGACACCGGCGGAGGTGCCGCCATAGATGCAGATATCTACCTTCTTTGTCTGGGCAAAATTTGTATTTC comes from the Paraflavitalea devenefica genome and includes:
- a CDS encoding tetratricopeptide repeat protein, giving the protein MRVTAILLILFIARASTVIAQADSILALPKEQQVKSLLEWYKKRVALTDSATAIHTLIQAEKIFAEKEATLLQQQAWLLQYVYCSSKYRHYDKSVEIMLKAAELADRKGWSLTRAECWHYAGTWYFECSKFGPAFEYMQKAYNQFEQAGFDNYPHTRLYADALAGSYYRLGEYEQAIRYLRECMGMPDYWRSFIYYVSVENTLALCYQQLKQYDSAAHYFKRAHQAAAVVKDSFYMGLTDGNLGYTYFLQGNAPAALPLLETDYKASIKAQEWGSAANAAMILATIHIKRGHPGEAEPYLHFARQFVYTGGARLRKDWYENMYHIYKFKGDAVNMSKYADSLLVYKDSVTRFNDIKYMNQAKLKLETEKHLNKVRDLENQRRQQVYTRNGILIVLLLTCIIGLLWINRQRLKRRKELELVALEKEKARQQLEFARQQLSTYTDNLREKNELLETFKEEISNLRQNGMEQMDGRTENLNRLLNSNIITEEDWKTFRELFDKVYPGFFVRLREKLPDLSPADTRLLTLTKLQLAPKEMAAMLGISYDAIRKARQRLRKKINLPEEGTLDELVEMI
- a CDS encoding H-type lectin domain-containing protein encodes the protein MKSHLYSIGLLFMAWYSGHGQSVAIGTGGTPANASAALDLQSNNKGFLIPRVTQTARLQLQRPATGLLVYQTDSPAGFYFNTGTPEDPDWAQMGSEEVFVRDMDVIRPNAAQANDLIFGRRHLPGPSAVQDGLFWFQKDKGAFRTGVLESSGWTSIAGAGSFATGKNSRATGEYSFASGDGAEASGLASFSTGVVPESAGSFSLSAGMGSKASGWSSMAIGLGTQAAGLLTQSLGEGTLAHAVSNFTVGMYNDPISPIQTFMGSDLAFFMRPQFIVGNGRSNSQRWNAFSSSLWITVMEHLQIGRNNPPFTNLQTDSRDFPSCPSCTVEVLFKTAYPGIPKVFASVSAINGNSVYTCAVRNITTTGFTLAIHRESGPGTVDITVKWFAMQ
- a CDS encoding FAD-dependent oxidoreductase, yielding MKPIIQVLCFCLLLGNTNFAQTKKVDICIYGGTSAGVIAAYTAKQAGKSVLLIEPGQRLGGLSSGGLGYTDIGNKYAVTGLALDFYRRLGKHYGKLESWIFEPGIAEQTFLQYIKAAKVEVLYNTALFSVKKEQGYIREIEVNHPFSPAPQTARKIQAKMFIDCSYEGDLMAKAGVSYTVGREANSLYNETYNGVQLKDKHQFPDGIDPYKIPGKPESGLVWGISTATLDPQGTGDKKAQAYNFRICLSNQPDNLIPITQPEEYDPEKYTLLLRYLEKKPAKDLWAFLKFDLMPNHKTDINNNGPFSTDMIGMNYDYPEADYATRKKITDQHTSYIKGLLYFIGHDPRMPEHLRTQMLKWGYPKDEYVNSGHWSPQMYVREARRMVGQYVMTQANCEGKEIVKDGVGMAAYTMDSHNCQRLVVNGMVKNEGDVQIGGFGPYPIAYGSIIPKANECKNLFVPVCLSASHIAYGSIRMEPVFMVLGQSAAVAAAMAIDAKQPVQEINITKLQTQLKANPLVNGSTPEIVVDNDDKEKVSTTGQWASRKGGYGSSYLVAEPAVKEKRTITYTPAITKAGRYEVYIYLPKMGNMAREIAIQVMDGKKKTPVTLHPASIQVAGQTSGEWVSIGAYQLPAGKQSSVEIGVEDAGGIVVADAILFIPR